Genomic DNA from Fimbriimonas ginsengisoli Gsoil 348:
CGAGTCGGGTGTGGACGACATTCGCGAGCAGATTGTGGAGGTCACCGAGTACCAGCCGATGGTCTGCCGGTACAAGATCTTCATCATCGACGAGGTGCACGACCTGTCGGCCAAGGCGTTCGACGCGCTCCTGAAGACGATCGAAGAGCCGCCGCCCCACATCATTTTCATCCTCGCGACCACCGAGTACAACAAGGTTCCACCCACGATCCGGTCTCGTTGCCAGAAATACGAGTTTCACCGGGCGAGCATGCAAGACCTGATTCGCCGCCTCACCCACGTCGCGGAGCACGAAGGGGTTCAAGCCGAGCCGGCGGCGATCACTGCGATCGCCCGGATGGCGGACGGCGGCTACCGCGACGCGTTGACGCTGCTGGAGCAGGCGATGCTGACGAGCACCGACAACGTGATCACCCTTCAGCAAGTGTACGACCAGCTCGGCTTGGTATCCGAGGAGGCGGTGGACGGCTTGCTGCTCGCGATCCGCGAGGCGGATGTGCCCGCGATCATGCGTATTCTTGCCGACATCGCCCGGCTCGGCCGCGACCCGCGTTCGATCCTCGAATCGGCGATGTACCGACTTCAAGACCTAACGCTGGCTTCGTACCAGGCGCATCAGGACCTGTCCGACGCCGCTCGGGAAGCGTCGCTGCATGAGACCTCGACCCGGCTCGGCCGGGAGTTCATCCTGCGGATGCGGGGCGACCTCGCCGAAGCGCACAAGGCGATCCGCGACATCTCGCTGCCTCGCCTGTGGCTGGAGAGCGAGTTGCTGCGGCTCTCTCAGCCTCGAAGCGCCGCGCCCGCTCCGGTAGCGGCGGCGCCTGCGGCGCCGAGGCCCGCCAAAGCGCCGGAACCGGTGCGGCAGGAAGCCGCTCGCCCGGCGACGCCCCGGCCTCCCGATCCGTCACCGACGCCGACTCCCAAAGAAGAGCCGGTCGCGGCGGTGGGAATGCCGGCCGTGTTGGAGGGAGACAGCCCGGAGGCTGTATGGTCCAGAGTTCTCGCTTCGTTGCCCGTAAAAGACGGACAGCCGGCGGCAATTACTAAGAAGGCGCGGGCGGCGACCCTTATCGGGCTAGAGGGCCAAGAGCTCGTCATCGAGGTCCCGAGACGAATGGACGCCGAATGGTTTACGGACGACATCAAGCGAATAGCGCTTTTGAATCGCCACGTGCAGGCCCAGGGTGGGGAAGGGTGGATGATCCGAGTACGGGCTTCGGCCAACGGATCGTCTTCGCTTGGCGACGAGTCGTCCACCGTGGAGCTGCCGGCCGAGGGGGAGCGGCTCGAAGAGCTGGCGCGTAAGGTTTTCGGCGTCTAAGTCAAAAACGTAGCGTCGGCGTCTCGCCGATGATTCCAACCGTAGCGTCGGCGCCCTCGCCGATGATTCGGTGTGCCGCAAGGTACACCCGCCCCGATCATTAGAACTCCCTTAGAAGTACCGGCACGCGGTAGAATCAGCAAGCCTGCGGCTATTTCCCGGGCGATAACACCATGAAACTGCCCAAGAATTTTGGCCCTCAGGGTTTCGGCGGCGTGATGCAGCAGATGAAGGACGCGATGGCGCGTGCCCAGACTCTCGAGGCCGAGCTTGCAAACGAGCGAATCGGCGTCGACAAGGGGCCGGTCAAGGCGTTGTTCAATGGCACCGGCGAGATCCTCAAGCTCACGATCGACAAGTCGATCGTCGATCCCGAGGATGTCGAAGCGCTCGAAGACCTGATTGTCAGCGTGGTTCGCGACGGCTTTAATGCGGCGACCCAGCTTCGCGAGTCGAAGGTTCAGGGAATCCTCCCGAACGTCCCCGACCTCGGAATGTAAGGTGAGGCCGGCTTCCGGCCGGCCACTCGGACTGCCGCGTTAGAGGTCGTTCCGGCGTATTTATAGGTGGTTCCCGACGCGCTTTCGACCCCTCTTTTATGCTGTTTGCCCGCCCTCTCGCCGAATTGATTTCCGAGCTCGAAAAGCTGCCCGGAGTTGGTCCGAAATCCGCCCA
This window encodes:
- the dnaX gene encoding DNA polymerase III subunit gamma/tau — protein: MSYQSLYRKYRSQTFGDLIGQDHVVKTIQNGIASGRIAHAYLFTGPRGTGKTSTARLLAKALCCESGPTPEPDNTCEICRDITVGSCVDVVEMDAASESGVDDIREQIVEVTEYQPMVCRYKIFIIDEVHDLSAKAFDALLKTIEEPPPHIIFILATTEYNKVPPTIRSRCQKYEFHRASMQDLIRRLTHVAEHEGVQAEPAAITAIARMADGGYRDALTLLEQAMLTSTDNVITLQQVYDQLGLVSEEAVDGLLLAIREADVPAIMRILADIARLGRDPRSILESAMYRLQDLTLASYQAHQDLSDAAREASLHETSTRLGREFILRMRGDLAEAHKAIRDISLPRLWLESELLRLSQPRSAAPAPVAAAPAAPRPAKAPEPVRQEAARPATPRPPDPSPTPTPKEEPVAAVGMPAVLEGDSPEAVWSRVLASLPVKDGQPAAITKKARAATLIGLEGQELVIEVPRRMDAEWFTDDIKRIALLNRHVQAQGGEGWMIRVRASANGSSSLGDESSTVELPAEGERLEELARKVFGV
- a CDS encoding YbaB/EbfC family nucleoid-associated protein: MKLPKNFGPQGFGGVMQQMKDAMARAQTLEAELANERIGVDKGPVKALFNGTGEILKLTIDKSIVDPEDVEALEDLIVSVVRDGFNAATQLRESKVQGILPNVPDLGM